DNA sequence from the Hoylesella buccalis ATCC 35310 genome:
CAAACAGAAAGGAAGACAAGGCCAACAAAAAACCTGGCTACCAACACAGAATTTATACCAACAATGGTGCAGCAGGATTGGAGGTAACGGAGGTTCCAATGGTGAAAGTAATTGACTGTGTTACCATTTGTCCTACAAAGCCACAGATGATTCCGTGCGAGAAAATGGACAAAGGCTACCATGGCGTAACAACCACTCCATTGAAAGCAGTACCCAATCAACAATGGAACAAATATTCAGGACTGTCAATTGCCCGTAAGTGGGATGGCAAAAAATTTGTCGACGGCAATAATTCCACACAAGACTTTGAGGTGATTTATGCCACGTTGGGCAAGAAACAAGGCAAGCCTACCATAGAGAAAGGTAATCAAAACAAGCCAAGCAAATAATCACTTGCCCATTAACAACCATCTCAAAATTCTCATACATACATCTGTACGCAAGTTGTCACATCCTCATGTGCTACTTGCGTACTGTTTTTATGGCGATACGTTTTATGCATACCCCATCGAATATTGCCTCAAACTTCAGGGGTAAGCTTTGCGAACTAAAGATTTGTCAGCCTTGTGACCTACACACCAGATAGTATTTCCCTTAACAAGAAGGTGGCATTTTGATTGCGAGCAATACCAGGAGTGATTTTGTAAGAGTAGGTCACATCCTGCCCTAATGCTATCTCGAAGCAATAATTGTGAAAACGTACTCCCGCCATTTTCGACAATTCCAAATCGTGTGTGGCAATGACACCCGTCACGGGCAATGCCGACACCGCTTGTAAAAACAAACGCGAACCATTGAGCTTGTCCGCCGAGTTGGTTCCTTTCAATATCTCATCCAGAATAATCAGCGTTTGCGAATTGTGCTGACACGCCGTAAGAAGTTGTTTCAGACGCAACAGTTCGGCATTGAAATAAGAGATACCATGCGCCAAGTCGTCGGTGGTGCGCATGCTACTGAACAGGCTATATGCCGACACACGCAGCGATGTGGCAAACACGGGCATGCCGTTCATTGCCAAGATGTAGTTGATGCCCAACGCTCTAAGGAAAGTACTTTTACCTGCCATGTTGGCTCCCGTAATGATATAATAGTGACGATGCTGCAATGTAAAATCGTTGCGCACCGCCTTTGCGCCCAAGAAAGGATGGTACAGTCCCACCGCCTCGTACACCATTTCCTCGCTCGCTACCACTTCTGCCCTACCCGCTTGCGGCTCGTTGTAACGAAAAGTCGCCATGCTCACCAAGCCATCTATCTCGCTAATGGCATCTATCCACACAGGTACTTGACCTAAATATTGCCGTTGCCACCGCAGGAAACGGCGCACCAAGAAGTAATCGCTCAAGAACAACGCATCCATCAGAAAGAGCCCAAGGATGTTGCCACGCCTGTCCAAGCCGTTCAGGATGTCATTCAGCTGGTCGAACGATTGTCTTGCTCCTTGCAACACATCGACAATTGCTGCATTTTGAGGCGTGGTAAAGGCCGTTGTCTCACTCACTTGCCGTATCAACTCTACATACACTTGCAACTGTTCGTGCAGCTTGTCAACCGCCTTACTAATGACTCTGCAAGCACCCGAACAAACAAAAAACACACCGAAGAAATGCAAGATGCCCCACCATAAGGGCAGTTGGGCACTCACCCAGCCTGCCACGGATGCCACGACAGCTGCAAACAGCCCAACTATGAGCAAGCACGCCAGCACGAAAGTCCATCGCCTCGCGGCAAAAGTGGGTATCTGCAACGACTTAATCTCTTGCAGTGCCTGCCGTATCAAGGCAGAATCAATCCTTCCGTCAGCGCCTAATGCCATGAAAGTGGCTCGCCATGGTTCCATAGAAGCCAACTCATCAACGGCTTCGGCACGTGCAGACCGATTGGCAACCGACGACAGTTGAGCCGCCAGCCAGTCACTACCGCCCGTGGTCACCGTGCGGTTGATGCGCTGAAACAACGAGTCCTTCCCAAACACATCCAAATCGAACGTAAACGGATGGTGTGCATCCACGTACCGTTCTCCGTCATTGAAGCACGAAAAGTCGCCATTCAGGTAAGAAAGTTCGTGCAGATAAACCTTTCGGAGATTAGAGAAACGATGCACCTGCTCATCGTTTTTCACATCCATCAGGCGTACCAAAGCATACAACAGCAAGGAAATCGCCGACAAGACAAGGGGCAACGCGCCCCACGACACGAGGGTATAAAGGACTAAAAAGGCCAGGAACAAAAGAAAAAAGACAATTTGTCCCGCCACGAACAAACGGCTTTTTTGCTTGAGTTGAGCAATCTCACCAGCCAATCGTCGTTCTTTTTCAGTATAAAATATGGATAGGTTCATCTTCTGTCAATTGTTAGCGTTCGTGTAATCTGCGAGCCTCACATGGGCAAGCAGCGTGAACAAAGGTACGAAAAACTTGTTGATTGATAGGACAATATGGGTGGTTAAAAATGAAAAAGGCTATTCTGTTATCCAGAATAGCCTTTTCAATAGGGGGATGAAGAATGTCCCTTACATTACGGTCAGCTTATTTCACCAATACTTTCTGTACATCGTTGCCCTTCTTGAGGAGATAAACACCGGCAGAAAGACCATCGAGCGTGGTGCCTACATACTGTCCTTTGAGGTTGTAAACGGCCACTCTTTCAGACTTAGAAGCTACTACTTGGTTGATTCCTGTTACGTTTTTCTTATCGTAAACACTAACCGTTGTTTGATTTTTTGCATTCGTAATAACCGCTACCACATCCTTATTTTTAGCAACAGACACGATGGAATCGGGAGCAGCAGACTTCACTGTTCCATCAGCCGTAACCCAATAATTGAGTTGAGCCGTTAAAGAATGGTCGTCAGTCTTTTCAGCATAACCTGCCAACAGAACTTCTCCATTGTTGACGAGCATATCAAAAAGGCCTTGTGCATAATGGTTTACATCACCTTCGTCATACGCATCGCCTGCAACCCAGTTAAGGGCGAGGTCGGCAGCATTGAGGGATGCCACGAACAAGGTACGCGGACCGACGGCTTGCAGGTCATTGTTAAAAGGATTGCTACCTGCAGAAACGCCACTGACAAACAACTTGTCACCCTCCAACACCATGCGTCCGATTCGATAGTTGTCGCCATCTTTATCGGCTTTCGTCGTGAATGCTTTTGTCACAACGTTGCTTTCACTGATAGACGCCAATACATAAACACGCGGCATGGTGCCCTCTGCTATCTCAGTTGTAAAATCCTTGCTTTCATTTGCCGTGTTGAGTGCCAACTTGCCATAACCTACGAAGGCTGCATAAACGGTTCCATTGGCTACCGTGAAACTCACATCCATGGCATTGAACGTGCCGTCATTGGTCAACATCTCTTTAGAACCAAAGTCGGCAACCGATGTAGCACCCATCAAGTCATCAGCGTTCATCGACATGATGCCTACGCTATGGTTGTCTACATGCATAAAGCCAAAAGCAAAATTGTAACGACCTTTCCAATTAACATTGTCTATGATCACGTCACCATCATGGCGCAAACCCACATACACCTTGCCATTGGATACAGCCAAAGCGGTAGGTTGCACCTCGGCCAGGTTATCGAAATAGGTGTCTGGAGAGACAACATCATAGTTGGTAGCAGCGTCGATCGTACGTACCATCTTGAGGTTTCCGTCTTTGTCATATTTAGCAACGAAGGCAGCGCGGCGGGTAGGCGTGAACGCCCCTTCAATCTTCATGCCATTAGCGGTTTTTGGCACACCGTTAACAGATTCGAATTCAACTTCTTCTGCCAATGTTCCGAGCAGATACACATTACCGTCCGCATCGGTGGTAATCGCGTGAATCAGCGAGTTACCCACCAATCCAACGGCCCAAAGCTCCTTGCCATCAGCACTATATTTTGCCAAATAAGCCGGTGTGAGGCCATCTGGATCTAAATATGAGCTACCAAAGGTGAGATCATTGTTATAAGTACCCGTAGTGAAAACACTACCATCAGCAGCAACTGCAGTTTTGGTGCCACCTAATTTCTTTGCTTCCGTAACAGGTGTCAGTGTTTTAGACCACTTGGCAGCCTGTTTGAACACCTGAGCCTGTACTGTTATGTTTGCCACAACAGCCACGATTACTAGTAAAATCTTTTTCATACGCTAAAAATTTAAATCATGAATATTATTTCAAAATTGCACAACTCCCACTCAAAGACAGTTCATGTACCTCGACAAGGTGTTGCCTATTTCATTAAAAACCGCTCTGAAGAATCATCATTTTGTCCATGCTTCCAAATTTGGATTGGCTGCCACAGCCTCGGCAGGGAATCGGAGTGTGTAGCGAGCGTCATGCTCCTTCAACTCAAAGGTCTCGTCCTTGTAGGTTTTGGTCAGTGCTGGTTGCGTGGTTCTTCGCAAGTCATCCCAACGGAAGCCCTCGAAACAAAGTTCACGAAAACGCTCAAGATAAATATCAGTGAGCAAATCTTGTTGGTTCATTTCCTGAACTTCGGCAGTGTAAGTAGCAATGACAGAGGGTTTGTACCGCTTGCTCATCAGTTGAGTAAGATACGCCTTGGCATCAGACAACTGGTTTAATTGCGCCGCAGCTTCGGCTGCTATCAAGTAAGCTTCGGCCGACCTGAACGAGCAACGATATTCATTGCTGCCCCCTTTGAGCAACAAATACGTCTGCGAACCCTTACGCTCCAAGTACTTTGTCTTACGCTGGTCGCCTTTTTTAAAGACTGCTATGAACTGCTGGGATGGTTTTCCGGCTTTTTTATAGCTATTGGTCATCACCTGCTCGAGTGCCACAATCGATTCAACCGACTTG
Encoded proteins:
- a CDS encoding MutS-related protein, encoding MNLSIFYTEKERRLAGEIAQLKQKSRLFVAGQIVFFLLFLAFLVLYTLVSWGALPLVLSAISLLLYALVRLMDVKNDEQVHRFSNLRKVYLHELSYLNGDFSCFNDGERYVDAHHPFTFDLDVFGKDSLFQRINRTVTTGGSDWLAAQLSSVANRSARAEAVDELASMEPWRATFMALGADGRIDSALIRQALQEIKSLQIPTFAARRWTFVLACLLIVGLFAAVVASVAGWVSAQLPLWWGILHFFGVFFVCSGACRVISKAVDKLHEQLQVYVELIRQVSETTAFTTPQNAAIVDVLQGARQSFDQLNDILNGLDRRGNILGLFLMDALFLSDYFLVRRFLRWQRQYLGQVPVWIDAISEIDGLVSMATFRYNEPQAGRAEVVASEEMVYEAVGLYHPFLGAKAVRNDFTLQHRHYYIITGANMAGKSTFLRALGINYILAMNGMPVFATSLRVSAYSLFSSMRTTDDLAHGISYFNAELLRLKQLLTACQHNSQTLIILDEILKGTNSADKLNGSRLFLQAVSALPVTGVIATHDLELSKMAGVRFHNYCFEIALGQDVTYSYKITPGIARNQNATFLLREILSGV
- a CDS encoding cadherin — protein: MKKILLVIVAVVANITVQAQVFKQAAKWSKTLTPVTEAKKLGGTKTAVAADGSVFTTGTYNNDLTFGSSYLDPDGLTPAYLAKYSADGKELWAVGLVGNSLIHAITTDADGNVYLLGTLAEEVEFESVNGVPKTANGMKIEGAFTPTRRAAFVAKYDKDGNLKMVRTIDAATNYDVVSPDTYFDNLAEVQPTALAVSNGKVYVGLRHDGDVIIDNVNWKGRYNFAFGFMHVDNHSVGIMSMNADDLMGATSVADFGSKEMLTNDGTFNAMDVSFTVANGTVYAAFVGYGKLALNTANESKDFTTEIAEGTMPRVYVLASISESNVVTKAFTTKADKDGDNYRIGRMVLEGDKLFVSGVSAGSNPFNNDLQAVGPRTLFVASLNAADLALNWVAGDAYDEGDVNHYAQGLFDMLVNNGEVLLAGYAEKTDDHSLTAQLNYWVTADGTVKSAAPDSIVSVAKNKDVVAVITNAKNQTTVSVYDKKNVTGINQVVASKSERVAVYNLKGQYVGTTLDGLSAGVYLLKKGNDVQKVLVK